The DNA segment ATAACGAACAATCGTGCTATCATGTCTCATAAGTAAAAACATAATATGTACAATGCTACACATAATAGACATCAACGATTTGAATCATTGCTACACACAATATGTACACAACTTCACCTTacacaattcaaactaatttagTGAAGCAGACAACAACTATatatccaaaaaaaaattcaagttcACATTCAATTTGTGCTTGGAGAAGCATTGTTCCACTCCTCACCTCTCTTAAGCTGTTCTGAGTTTCTGAATGCAAGTGTTCTTCGCTTATGAAACTGAATGCAAGTGTTCTTCACATTCTGAGCACCAACActgcaatgtacaaatataaaaatcaggAAGGTCCACAAATGTTCTCAaatgaaagaacaaaaaaataatcattGAATGTACAAAACTGATGTACAGTAAGGAAACAACCACATTACGTCTTTTGCTGACCTTTGCTTATCATTTCTCGAGATTATGTAAATCGGTTCCTAACTTTATTctattgtaaattgtaatagtGTAAAACACCACGCTGAGTGGAAAATTTCAGATAATAATCTCTTAACTTATCAGTTGAACAACGAAATAGCATAACAAGGGCTGAAAGCAGCATACATGATATTGCAAGAATGAAGCACCAGAGCATAAACTAATATATCATTCATCATGTATATAAAGAACAGTACTGAACCAAAGCATAAAGTAGTAATGTTAAAATTTGCTCTCAGATTCTAACAGTTGGCTCCAAAACTATGAAAGTCTGCTCCCAAGTTGATCTATATTCGTATCACAAATTGGACTAGTAAATGAGATCACACCTTGATTAAGATCATAGAAAAAATTTCTACAGCATCCTAGACAGGGCTTCTGAGCAGGTGAATGCACATTGGAAAAAGGAAACAAGCACCTGTGTAACATAAGACCAGCAACACAGCAGACCAACAGGGCTCAAAACCCCAATTACTGAGACAACAATATATACTGCTCTTCCCTAGATTAATCAAGCAGATCAAGTTCGAGTTATAGACAACCACAACACATGTCCAGGAGCTTAACACAACTAGGCAGTGAACAAAGAGATAACAAGATCTCAAAATTGGTATGTAGAACCAATCAAATGAAATCAAAGTGTCAAAACAGTTACTGCCTAGATCATCCAAAAATAGGGAGCTACTCAAGATctcatctattgtactcaacttACTAGTTCAATCTCAATATATGTAATCATCACCGAGCAAAACCCAACTTACATgagcatccatccatccatcatcaaGCAAGGAAAAACCCACATacaccatccatcatcaagcATGGCAAAATCCATCATCAAGCACGACAAAACCCTAAAAATTGGCACTATTCTTAACACATCCATCATCCATCACCGTGGTCGGACAACACATTCCCCTTTgaaagcaattccctcaagaattctaacaattcattaaAGTCCTTACCGGTCCAACCATTGCCaaccttcatttgcatcagtgtcagcaccacatgcaacttgcagtgctcatctttacagttcaggtaaactggtgttttagagtcctgtACCATACAATAGTACTTTTGATATTATCTTTCACTAGTGAAGTCCCTCTCCCTATCGCgttatattttttctatgttgtcttcattgttgccaacaaaaataTCCCTTCCATCGTTCTTGACAACAATATCTTCAAATGctgacatatcgaagtctttaTTAACTATCATATCGTTGTCTCTATCTTCTTCGACTGTTAGTTGCCCTTCACGTCCAACATCTTCATGTTTGTCGTGCTCAGTCTAACGGTTATAGCAGCCTTGAAACCTCtgtgaatcaagtgtgcacgaatCTGCTCTATATTTGAAAATTGCTTCTCGTTCTTGTAGTCGACATACTGACATCATATATAGTTCTCGACACGTAGCCCTAAAAAAAAGCCTCAACGCCAACAACAAACTCTGGTCCccctcgatccttgtacatctatgaccggtccatctgcaaattattataattaaaccaattcaacttataatcattaaacatgtctaaatctagaacaaattcattgaattaccttgcATCTTGATTGATCCCTATTTGAGGGTCCATCTCTTTTTGGTACTTGGGCCGAGTCAGGGGACCCGCTTTCCAAAGGCTGTCGTATACTATTACGATCCGTTGGTGGACGTGTCATCCCTACAACATAGTATTCTATCAAatatgttaaattcactatgttgattaatgaatagaggaaatccactagattattttttaaatttaagaatttaaaaatatacgcaatccacatactagaaaattggattTAGATTTTAGGGTATTTACAAATACCTCattggtttttttattttttgcaagggtGCCACTCAAATGACAGTttagtggtatttttgtaatttttaatcgcaataacggttcaagtaGTGACACATCTGCAATTGTCCCGAGATTTTAATCTACACACCTACATCTATTTATATGTGACTTTAATCTACtgcttaaatcatctacaatgataaaattgtgCTCTTActcattccaaaatttaacactaaggaacaaccacctaaatttaaacctagagcaatctagcaactaaatccaactaagaataaatgcagatcatctctatacatctaataatgataaagttgcaaactttttctaaattaaatctCAAAATCCATACccatagaacaagcaccaaccattaaccctagagcaatctaccaaataaatctatctaaaaataaaatatataccaTCTCACTAACCTTAGAATAGTTAACTCCTCCAAATCTGGAATCCTCAACGCAAAAAATCTTTTCTCCAACCACAAGACGACAAGTAAAATGGCGAACAACACTATTTACTCAGGCTCGAGTGGCTCTATTCTGGTCGAGCTAGGGGAGAAAGTGGGCTTTTATACTATatcagtatcagtaccggttggtatatgaactgacactgataatcactatcagtgccggttcgttgctagaaccggcacttaagtatcagtgtcggtttcaGCTACGAACCGATATTGCTGTaactattagtgctggttcttacTCCTTCAGTCGTTGTTCACGCGCAGGACTTTAAGATCCAGCACTGATACACCTACAGTAGCGTTTCCTGTTGAACTGACATTGATAGAGCGCTACATATGtgatgttctgtagtagtggaagAGCTATAGAGAGTAATACAGGTATGACCAAGGGTGATCCGGGACTTGTGATTGCTGATTGTGAAGTCGAGCACCAAGGCAAGAATCTATGCATACTTCAACTTTACTTTGGATCAATAcgttgtttaattttgataagttatcgctatATATATGTCATACATATTTAGCGATTCGATGTCGGAGTTTGTAGATCCTATTTTATTACATTAACTCTATCTTGACATTGTATATATCTTGATCTATTATAACATGGGTGTCATTATATAATCATCTaacttaaaataaatatattgtgTTTAATTAGCAAGCTTAGATTATAGAGCCAAGAAACAATCCCAAAAATGGCAAAACGAGAACGAAGGACCCGGGAGAAAAGAGAGGCTCCCTCTCTGTCAAAGCCATCCACCACGACAGCGCCAtttcctccatctctctcctcctctcttgcCCCAGAGatagggagaggaagagagagatcCACGCCGTCCGTCCAGGGAGATTAGGCCGGCCACTGCAGCGGGCACGACGTCGTCGTCCGCCCGGCGTCGTATCGTGGCGCCGCAGCGATGGGCAACTGCTGCGTGGCCCGGCCGTCCTGCAAgcggcggggcggcggcggcgcccgccgcggcggccgcctcgGTGGTGCTAATGTGCGGTCCTACTCCACGGTGTCCTCGATCTCCGAcgccgcgcgcgccgcggccCAGACTTGGCCGCCGGTCACCGTGCTGGGTAAGGGCCTGGCCGCGTCCGCTAGCGCTGAGGAGCTGCTCCGGCGGTACCAGCTCGGCGAGGAGCTCGGGCGCGGCGAGTTCGGCCTGACGCGGCGGTGCACCGACACGGCCACGGGCGAGGAGTTCGCGTGCAAGTCCATCAGCAAGCGCAGGCTGCGCAGTAGCGTCGACATCGAGGACGTGCGGCGGGAGGTGGCCATCATGCGCTCGCTGCCGGCGCATGCTAACGTCGTTCGGCTGCGCGAGGCCTTCGAGGACGGCGACGCCGTGCACTTAGTCATGGAGGTCTGCGAGGGAGGCGAGCTCTTCGACCGCATCGTCTCGCGCGGACACTACACtgagcgcgccgccgccgccgtcgtgcgCACCATCATGGAGGTCGTGCAGGTTCGTACGTCGAAATTACCCATGCATGCGCATTTCATTTTCCATGTGGTATCAGggggtgtttttttttcttttgaaaataaaatccGGCTTAAAAGGATTGGAATGCCACTGAATAATAACATTGTCACGGCTACGCCTTAGGACCCATCTGAAACCTATGAATTTCGTAGGGAGCAGCAAATTCAACTCCTGTAGGGATTGGAGAATAAAATTGCATTCGAAACATGACTTGATTAACCAAAAATACTCTTTGGAAGAGTTGATCGAGCAATGTCAAATTACAAGGACATATAGAGATGATAAATGTCTTCGAAACAAATTGATTTATATGAACGTATCGTAAGTATAAAAACGAAATAATGTGGGAGCTGCTGAGATAGACAATTTTGTTCATAATGTATGGCTTAGTAGTAATTTTCGGTTCCCTCAAAACATACATATTCAAGATATAAGTAAGGAAGCAATGCTTGTAAACTGTTACACATATACGCTTATGTGCATTAACAAGGTCAGATGCATCTTACAATATTCTGAAATGTTGAAGAACATGTCTAATTAGTCCATCTTGCACAGTTATGCCATGCAAATGCGACAACCTAAGGATACCAATAACCTATTATCAACTAGAAATGCTAAAATTTGGTATCACAACCTCTTTGCAGCATTGCCACAAGAACGGCGTCATGCATCGGGACCTCAAGCCTGAGAACTTCCTGTATGCCAACACATCTGAGACGTCCCATCTCAAAGTCATCGATTTTGGTCTCTCTGTGTGCTTCAAACCAGGTACAAACTCCTGCGCAAAATCACAaggaattttattttattttaaatgatCGAAACTCCAGAAACAATTTTCACATTACATGGAGTTGTGGACTTTTTCATATTTAGGTGAAAGATTCAATGAGATCGTTGGATCCCCCTACTACATGGCTCCTGAAGTTCTGCAGAGGAACTATGGACAAGAAATAGACATATGGAGTGCAGGAGTCATACTGTACATCTTGCTGTGTGGCGTCCCTCCTTTCTGGGCTGGTAAGCTCATATGTATGGATCAAGTTAAGAAACTCCAAATTTTGTCCATGTTCATCAACTCATCGAGTTTATTACGATGATACTGCAGAGACTGATGAAGGTATTGCACGGGCTATCATCCGCTCGAACATTGACTTCGGGAGAGAGCCTTGGCCAAAGGTATCAGAGAATGCAAGAGATCTTGTCAGGAAGATGCTTGATCCTAACCCCTATTCTCGGTTGACAGCTCAACAGGTTCTAGGTTAGCTATCCTCACAGTTTTCCAGTTCTAAATATATTTGTGCTGAATCTAACCATAATTTCTGGTCTATGAAAATGAAGAACATCCTTGGATACAGAATGCTAGTGCAGCTCCTAACATCCCTCTTGGAGAAGCAGTGAGGTCCAGGCTGAAGCAATTCACTGCTATgaacaagttcaagaagaaggCCTTACTTGTGAGCTGACAATGCTGTCCCATAGCTGACAATTTTGCGTATCGGTATTCTCGGAAGGCCTACTGAACCTTTTCATTGGTTAGGTGGTGGCTGAGTACCTACCAACCGAAGAGCTTGAGGCAATCAGGGAGCTGTTCCACATGTTGGACACCAACAAGGATGGGCACCTGACAGTTGAAGAGCTCAGGAAGGGACTGCGAATGATAGGGCACAATGTCCATGACACCGATGTGGATATGCTCATGGAAGCTGTGAGATCCTCTTTACCTATATATTTGTCGCACCATCTCATTTCCAAGTTTGCAAGTTGTAGCATTGCTCCATAGAATACATGTTCGATCACAGAAAATAACCTGGTAAACAATTTGGATGACTAGTAAGAAGACGATACTGTCTTTGCATTCTCTAGGCAGACATAGACGGCAATGGGACCCTGGACTGCAAGGAGTTTGTGACAGTTTCCATTCACCTGAAGAAAATCCGTAGCGAGGATCACCTGCCCAAGGTGTTCAACTACTTCGATAAGAACGGGAGCGGGTACATCGAGATGGAAGAGTTGAAGGAGGCGCTCTCTCCAAGAGGCGACCAGAAGGCAATCGACGACATCATCCTGGATGTTGACAAAGACAAGGTTAGGCCACCATCCCTTCACAAGAACTAGCAAAATTTTCATAAGATCTGAAGTGTTAAGCTGGTTCGCTGAAGTACTTAATTAAAACATGTTGTCACAGGATGGCAAGATAAGCTATGAGGAGTTTGAGCTGATGATGAAAGCTGGAATGGACTGGAGGAATACATCTCGGCAGTACTCAAGAGTGGTATACAACACCCTAAGCCGCAAGATGTTTAAGGACATCTCCCTGAAGCTTGATCCAAACAGTGGTCCACTTGGTGCTGTGGCGAAAGAACAACTAGCGATTAACTGAGCGATGTGCTTGGTACAGTCCATACTCAACCGAAACAAAGTGCATGACCTGTATACAATTTTCCGTGTTTGTGTATAGGTCACAAAATTTTGGCATGCAAAGGTACCAGGGGTGGTCCATTGGCCCTGATTGTTTCAGGTGCAGATTTCAAGGAACTCCCAGAAATACATCCTTTCTCTTtctcaaacaaaaagaaaacaaaaattatatCGTTCACCACATTCATTCACCCTGCGAAGGAGCCTGCGACCGAACGGTCTGCAGCGCTCAAGTAGCACCCGGCTGTTGTGCAGTCCCGGGTTCGATCCTTGTCGGGGCGAATTGTGGTGGCTCGCGTGTGCACAGCGACTCGCTCGAGCGCTTTCGCTTGGAGTGGCAGTCCTCCAAGGAGGAGCAGTGTCGGTGAGATCGGATATAAGCTAATATGTTGTCTCATATCTAACCCTAATTGATAGGGAGTCTTATATCTCATCCAATAAGATAAAGCAGACGAATCTAACTTGGATACTACTCATTCTCAAGTTGAgcaaccaatcgagacctttaTAGTATATATCTTCTAGATTTTTAAGTGTATCAGGTACCACAGATTTGGTTCCGTAGTATCCAGAGTTGTAATACATGTGTATGGTATATCCTGTCTATATATAGTGCACtacttatgtatatataccCCATATGTAGATattcaacagtagccccctaactctactcagcagTGAGGATTTCTGCATGTGTTtactcgagtactgccaagtATGAGCTTAGATGAGTAAGGTAGCTCAAACTCACAGTCAAAAGAATCGAGTAAGAATATGCTCTATTTTGAGTATTGAGTGCAAACGCATTTGGGTCGAGCACCCTGCTGTTATCCGCACTCCAGACTCAAAGAAAGGCTTGGGCAATTTGACTTCTCGACATCCGTCtatgagtagagttaaaaagatttccaaaatttgaaacgTTGGGTATAGGAACATTTAATGCATGCATACgggtgtgcagagattcgcaaAACGCTATCATCGCTCCTTTCTTGCCTATGGAGGCACCACAATTTGTATCTGAAGTGGAAATGATTTCTAAGCTTTATTCTGAGGTAAGGCCTATTTATTCATCCGAGAGGAGAGCCCTATAGTCCTATCCTTATTGCCTCCACTGCAAACTTGCCCTTCTAATCTGTCCACCATGACCTTTGGGGGTGCTCGACATCATCTCCAATGAGCTGCCACATCTAAAGGATTTCACCTTCTTCCGTTGCGTCTGCACTTCATAGTGTGAAGTGCATAGGATGGCAGAATTCGCACCTTGGATTCTGAAAGGGACATTCATGCACGAGGATGGTATGGTGGAAGTACATCGCCTAGGTGGTGAAGTAATTTCCAACCTTCGCTTTTGAGGTTTAATTAGGGACCTCGAGCGGGCTCTTTATCATTGTTGAAAGAGTGAGTCAAATTACAGCCAGAGTGATTACCCCAGTCACAGGATGGTTCTCTGATCTTCCTCTGCTATCCTATGATGCAGTTTGGTAAATCAAGAAGGATGCGTGATATAGAGGGTTATGGAGTTGTTCATCATCGTTGTTCCAAGGATGCCATCTTTTCATCTTCAAATGATAAAGGGAGTGCATGTTTGTCTCATCAACAGACCTTCACAGTGGTTTCAGATTTCTAGTAACAAGTTTTAGTGGCGCATTGCAGATTTTCTGGATGGAATTGTCTCAGGAGATCTGTTGGGAGCCATAGCAATATAGGAACAGTCGATGCCCAAGTTCGAGATCTAGCAACCTAGTCTAGGAGGTTCTCGACTGCTTCTGGTAGAGACTTGCACGATTTTCTTGAAGATTGGCGACAAAATTGATGACCCAGCTGAACATAATGCCTTGATGCTGGTTTCCCTTCACACATTCAACGATAACATTTGAGAACCACTGGAATGGGAGGCTACTCCATGGCTGAAGGAAAAATAAATTCTGCTGGACATGACATCTAAAGCCGTACAATCAGTTCCTAGAGTTACTAACATTGACCAAATTCTTAGCTTCCGCCTGGTGAACTCAACTTATGACAGGGATGATTATGATGTGCTTGAAATTTCCTACCATGACAAAAATTTTAGAATCATAAAATCCCTTGAGGGAAATTTTAAGTGGCGTTCTTGTAGATGGATATCACCAAACCTTTCCCCTTAGTCGAGTAATGGGCTTCTTGATAATCTTTTGTCTAATCATTGTAAGAATGTTGCTAACATTTTGCCTGTCAATTAATACATGCTATAACCATTCTCAAAACTTGTTGATCGAATATCCATTGACACCTAAAAACTCAATTAGATAGATGATTACATGTGTTGGCCTTCGTGTAACCACTCGAAGCAACCAtaataacaagaaaaagactagtataaaattagaaacaagaataacatgataatattttgcaaattttcaccGGCTTGCACTTTGACCAGCGTTGCGAACATGAACACAACAGAGAACACACATAGAATCGACTAGAACTTCATAACCTTATTAGCTGTTAGGCCTGAGATGCCTAACAATCTCTTGTGCCGTTATACCTTATTAGGTATAGttgtccatcatcaacccaacacatgcctctacTAGTTCTATCCAAAGCAGTCGATGCAAAGCTagataaatttttgcaaaaaggatATCCTTACTgaagaaatatggtattactatgtagtCCTTGACTCTCTGATCGAGGAGGAAAACATACTTGATCGGAGAGTAAGATAGAACATGCTAGTACCATCGAAAGTATATGATGTAGCCATcgactctctactcgatgattGGACCGAGTGGGGAGTAAGAtgtagcatcaaaagtatgcgatgtagccctcgactcttTGTTTGATGTGTTATCAAGACAGAGAGCAGAGCTGTAGCATCTTAAGATACCTGATGTGGCCCCTGACTCTTCGCTCAATAACTAAGTTCaagtagaaagtggagcataagtACTGCAACAAACAATGTAACTCCCGACTCTCTGGTTAACATGACAGTTAAATAGAGAGTGAAgtataagcataaaaaatatatgatgt comes from the Phragmites australis chromosome 22, lpPhrAust1.1, whole genome shotgun sequence genome and includes:
- the LOC133905005 gene encoding calcium-dependent protein kinase 29-like; the encoded protein is MGNCCVARPSCKRRGGGGARRGGRLGGANVRSYSTVSSISDAARAAAQTWPPVTVLGKGLAASASAEELLRRYQLGEELGRGEFGLTRRCTDTATGEEFACKSISKRRLRSSVDIEDVRREVAIMRSLPAHANVVRLREAFEDGDAVHLVMEVCEGGELFDRIVSRGHYTERAAAAVVRTIMEVVQHCHKNGVMHRDLKPENFLYANTSETSHLKVIDFGLSVCFKPGERFNEIVGSPYYMAPEVLQRNYGQEIDIWSAGVILYILLCGVPPFWAETDEGIARAIIRSNIDFGREPWPKVSENARDLVRKMLDPNPYSRLTAQQVLEHPWIQNASAAPNIPLGEAVRSRLKQFTAMNKFKKKALLVVAEYLPTEELEAIRELFHMLDTNKDGHLTVEELRKGLRMIGHNVHDTDVDMLMEAADIDGNGTLDCKEFVTVSIHLKKIRSEDHLPKVFNYFDKNGSGYIEMEELKEALSPRGDQKAIDDIILDVDKDKDGKISYEEFELMMKAGMDWRNTSRQYSRVVYNTLSRKMFKDISLKLDPNSGPLGAVAKEQLAIN